The following is a genomic window from Nicotiana tabacum cultivar K326 chromosome 3, ASM71507v2, whole genome shotgun sequence.
AATACATGAAACTTACTTACAAACCAGTAGTTGGTAATCTGCAAGAGATTGCACAGGCTTATATAGATTCTTTTGCACCTAGAGACGGAGATCAGGATAATCCTGACAAGGTTCCAGATTTTGTAGAAACCATGGTGTACAATCCCACAGAAGCTGTTTGCATGACCGGTAGATATGCTTCGAAAGAAGAGGCCAAGCAGAAGGGCAATGTGATCAACAGTGTCGGTTGGTGGTTCAAACCATGGTTTTACCAGCATGCTCAAACTGCACTGAAGAGAGGGGAATTTGTAGAGTATATTCCAACTAGGGAATACTACCACAGGCACACAAGGTGCTTGTATTGGGAAGGGAAACTTATCCTTCCATTTGGCGATCAGTGGTGGTTTAGGTATCTTCTAGGATGGCTCATGCCGCCCAAGGTTTCTCTACTTAAAGCCACTCAAGGTGAGGCCATTAGGAACTATTACCATGACATGCATGTCATTCAGGATTTGCTTGTTCCTCTTTACAAGGTTGGAGATGCTCTCGAGTGGGTCCACCGTGAGATGGAGGTAAATTTTACATATGTTTTTCATTTCAGAAAGAAATGAACTAGAAGAGGAAATACTTTTCTGTACCTTTTGTATTagattttgttgtttttttcaGCGATATTTTCTCATTGTATAAGTTCCTCTTAACAATTTTTAGGTGTATCCCATCTGGCTCTGCCCACACCGACTCTACAGGCTGCCATTGAAAACCATGGTGTATCCTGAACCAGGGTTTGAGCTGCACCGCAGGCAAGGTGACACACCATATGCTCAAATGTACACCGATGTTGGTGTCTACTATGCTCCCGGACCTGTTTTGAGGGGTGAGGTCTATGATGGTGCAGAGGCAGTCCGTCAGTTGGAGAATTGGTTGATCGAAAACCATGGATTTCAGCCACAATATGCTGTCTCCGAGCTGACAGAGAAGAACTTCTGGAGGATGTTTGATGGCAGCCTATATGAGCACTGCAGGAAAAAGTACAGAGCCATCGGAACATTCATGAGTGTGTACTATAAGTCCAAGAAAGGAAAGAAGACGGAGAAGGAGGTGCAAGATGCTGAGCAAGAAACAGCTGAACTTGAGACCCCAGAAGTTGATGAGCCCGCAGATTGAATTTAGATTGGTTTTCATGGACTTCTCTCTGCTTTTCTGAGTTCTGTTGTTGTGCATTGTCTGAATTATCTATCTGTTGGTTCCCTTTGTCTGTTTGTCTGTAATGGCAGCTTTGACTTTCCTTTTAATCAGCTAGACTGGATTTAGTTAAAGTTAAActattgatttggtgctaaacTAGAATTTGTGTTGAAACTTGATGGAAAGCCATGTTTCATATTCTGTTTGTATTTTGATGTGCTATGA
Proteins encoded in this region:
- the LOC107790238 gene encoding delta(24)-sterol reductase, producing MSDLEVPLRPKRKKNLVDYLVQFRWIIVIFFVLPLSFLYYFSIYLGDVRSDCKSFKKRQKEHDDNVKKVVKRLKERNASKDGLVCTARKPWVAVGMRNVDYKRARHFEVDLSPFRNVLDIDKERMVARVEPLVNMGQISRVTVPMNLSLAVVAELDDLTVGGLINGYGIEGSSHIYGLFSDTVVSYEIILADGQVVRATKDNEYSDLFYAIPWSQGTLGLLVSAEIKLIPIKEYMKLTYKPVVGNLQEIAQAYIDSFAPRDGDQDNPDKVPDFVETMVYNPTEAVCMTGRYASKEEAKQKGNVINSVGWWFKPWFYQHAQTALKRGEFVEYIPTREYYHRHTRCLYWEGKLILPFGDQWWFRYLLGWLMPPKVSLLKATQGEAIRNYYHDMHVIQDLLVPLYKVGDALEWVHREMEVYPIWLCPHRLYRLPLKTMVYPEPGFELHRRQGDTPYAQMYTDVGVYYAPGPVLRGEVYDGAEAVRQLENWLIENHGFQPQYAVSELTEKNFWRMFDGSLYEHCRKKYRAIGTFMSVYYKSKKGKKTEKEVQDAEQETAELETPEVDEPAD